Below is a window of Paraburkholderia azotifigens DNA.
GCGATTACGACGCGATGGCGGCGGAGCTGTTCGACGTGATCGCGTCGGGCAAGGTGAAGACGAGCATCAACCAGCGCTACGCGCTCGCCGACGTCGGCAAGGCACACGCCGATCTGGAGGCGCGCAAGACGACGGGGTCGACGGTTTTGTTGCCGTAGTCGTTGCGGCAAACGGTGCACGCGCGTTTTGACGCAAAGCATGAGGGCCGGGCGAACCAGGCCCTCATGCGTCATTCCTTGATGCGCTGGCTGTCCCACACGCCAACATCGATTGCGCGTTGGAGCACGGCTACCGTTAGCGGTTCCTTCTCAATCGCTGGCCGCTTCCTTCGAAACAGGAAATTGACGAAGGAAAACACGTTATAGCCCTCTTCGTAGAAGTAGCGTCGAAAAGCGAAGTCTCCATTTGCGATGTTGAGCCGATGGAAAAAGGCTTCCATCAACCCGGCAGCATCATCCCCGGTCACATGCAGGTCGTCCTCGAGCCGGTCGGATGCTGTGACCTTGTCCGTAGCATAGAGCCCGATCTGCTCTCGCAGAAATGCCTCGAGTTCAACCGAAACTGCCGGCTGTGGCGTCATTGGCGCGCAGCTTTTGTTGAACTCCGATGTCCCCGGATATCCGTCATCTCTTGAGAAACGCCTGCGCCGCGGTTCAGGGCTGCACCGCGTTTACACCTTTTTTACATCCCTCCACCCATCTTTGACCAGCCCTTTACGCCGATCGGCATAACGTTCCGGACATCCATCGCCCAACAAATGGAGAACATGAAATGGATGTGCTGTACGTCGGGGGCATCGCGCTTTTTGCTGCGCTGACCTTTGGATTGATCGCCGGATGCGAGAAGTTGACGCGATACGGCCGTGGTCAGGGAGCGCGCTCATGAACTGGATCCTCTGGCTATCGGGGGCGGCGACCGCGCTGCTGTTCGCCTATCTCGTCTATGCGCTGCTGCGCGCGGAGGACATTGAATGAACCTCAACAATGTCCTGCAGCCGGCGCTCTTCATCGTCGTGCTGCTCGCGGCGGCCATCCCCGTCTCGCGCTATCTGTCGCGCGTGATGGACGGCAGCTCTCGCGTCGTCAAACTGGGCGGTCCCGTCGAGCGTCTGCTGTACCGTTTCGCGGGCGTCGATCCGTCGCAGGAAATGAGCTGGAAGCACTACGCGATCGCCACGCTCGCGTTCAATCTGCTCGGCGTCGTGTTTCTCTATACGCTGCTGCGCGTGCAGGGCGCGCTGCCCGCCAATCCGCAGCAGTTCGCGGCGATGACGGTCGACGGCGCGTTCAACACGGCCGTCAGCTTCGTTACCAACACGAACTGGCAGGACTATTCCGGCGAACAGACGGTCAGCTACCTGACGCAGATGCTCGGCCTCACGGTGCAGAACTTCCTGTCGGCGGCCACGGGCATCGTCGTCGTGATCGCGCTGGTGCGCGGCTTCGCGCGTCACACTGCGCAGACCATCGGCAACTTCTGGGTCGACATCACGCGCGTGACGCTCTACGTGCTGCTGCCGATGTCGACGATCGTCGCGGCTCTGCTGATGAGCCAGGGCGTGATCCAGAACTTCAAGTCCTATGAAGACGTGCCGACGCTGCAGACCACCACGTATTCCGCACCGAAAACGGATGCGCAGGGCAATGCCGTGAAGGACGCGAAGGGCAACCCGGTGATGGTGGATACGCCCGTGAAGACGCAGACCATCGCAATGGGCCCCGTCGCCTCGCAGGAAGCGATCAAGATGGTCGGCACGAACGGCGGCGGCTTTTTCAACGGCAACTCCGCGCATCCGTTCGAGAACCCGACGCCGTTCTCGAACTTCGTGCAGATCTTCTCGATCCTGATCATTCCTGCCGCGTTGTGTCTCGTGTTCGGCCGGATGATCGGCGATCGCCGGCAGGGTGTCGCCGTGCTCGCGGTGATGACGATCGCGTTCGCCGCGTGCGTCGCGGGTGAAATCGGCGCTGAGCAGAGCGGCAATCCGCTCTTCACATCGCTGCATGTCGATCAATCGGCGAGCGCGTTGCAGGCGGGCGGCAACATGGAGGGCAAGGAAACGCGCTTCGGCATCGCCCAGTCGGGCATCTTCACGGTCGCGACGACGGCGGCTTCGTGCGGCGCCGTGGCCAACACGCATGACTCGCTGACGCCGCTCGGCGGCCTCGTGCCGATGCTGCTGATGCAACTCGGCGAAGTGATCTTCGGCGGCGTGGGCTCGGGTCTGTACGGGATGCTCGTGTTCGCGATGCTGGCCGTGTTCGTCGCGGGGCTGATGATCGGGCGCACGCCTGAGTATGTCGGCAAGAAGATCGAAGCGTACGAAATGAAGATGGTGTCGATCGTCGTGCTGCTCACGCCGCTGCTCGTGCTCGTCGCGACGTCGATCGCCGTGCTCACCGATGCGGGCAAGGCAGGCATCCTGAACCCCGGCGCGCACGGTTTCTCGGAGATTCTCTACGCGTTCAGTTCGGCGGCGAACAACAACGGCAGCGCGTTCGCGGGCCTGACGGTGAGCACGCCGTTCTACAACTGGCTGACGGCCATCGCGATGTGGTTCGGCCGCTTCGGCACGATCGTCCCGGTGCTCGCGATTGCCGGCTCGCTCGCCGCGAAGAAGCGCATCGCGGTGACGGGCGGCACGCTGCCGACGCACGGACCGCTGTTCGTCGTGCTGCTGCTCGGCACGGTGCTGCTGGTCGGCGCGCTCACGTATGTGCCTGCGCTCGCGCTCGGCCCCGGCGTCGAACATCTGATGATGATCGCGGGCCATTGATACGCCTCGCAACATAAAAGCGGCGAAGCAATTAGAGGAAGAAATGACTGACCATTCCGCCACCCGGTCCATGTTCGATCCGGCGCTCGTGCGTCCGGCGATCGTGGACTCGTTCAAGAAACTCAAGCCGCACACGCAGTTCCGCAATCCGGTGATGTTCTGCGTGTACGTCGGCAGCATCCTGACGACGATTCTCTGGATCGCTGCGCTCAACGGCCAGGCCGAGGCGCCCGCGGGCTTCATTCTCGCGGTGTCGCTGTGGCTGTGGTTCACGGTGCTGTTCGCGAACTTCGCCGAAGCGCTCGCGGAGGGGCGCTCGAAAGCGCAGGCGGCATCGCTGCGCAGCGCGAAGAAAGACGTGATGGCGAAGAAGCTCAACGAGCCGCATCCGAAGTCGCCCATCCGCATCATGACGGCCTCGGATCTTCGCAAAGGCGACGTCGTGCTCGTCGAAACGGGCGACGTGATTCCCGCCGACGGCGAAGTGATCGAAGGCGTTGCGTCTGTCGACGAGTCGGCCATCACGGGTGAATCCGCGCCCGTGATCCGCGAGTCGGGCGGCGACTTCTCGTCGGTGACGGGCGGCACGCGTGTGCTGTCCGACTGGATCGTCGTCAAGGTGACGGCGAACCCCGGCGAAGCGTTCCTCGACCGCATGATCGCGATGGTCGAAGGTGCGAAGCGCGCGAAGACGCCGAACGAAATCGCGCTGACCATTCTGCTCGTCGCGCTGACCATCGTGCTGCTGCTTGCGACGGCAACGCTCCTGCCGTTCTCGATGTTTTCCGTCGAAGCGGCGAAGGCGGGTCACGTCGTGACGATCACCGCGCTCGTCGCGCTGCTCGTGTGCCTGATTCCGACGACGATCGGCGGTCTGCTGTCCGCGATCGGCGTCGCGGGCATGAGCCGCATGATGCAGGCGAACGTGATCGCGACCTCGGGCCGCGCCGTCGAAGCAGCGGGCGACGTCGACGTGCTGCTGCTCGACAAGACGGGCACGATCACGCTCGGCAACCGCCAGGCATCGATGTTCATTCCTGCTTCGGGCGTGACGGAAGAAGTGCTTGCCGATGCGGCGCAACTGTCGTCGCTGTCGGACGAAACGCCCGAAGGCCGCAGCATCGTCGTGCTCGCGAAGCAGCGCTTCAATATCCGCCAGCGCGACATGGCTTCGCTGCATCCTGTTTTCCTCGCGTTCAGTGCGCAGACGCGCATGAGCGGTGTGGATCTGCCTGGCCGCGAAATCCGCAAGGGCGCGGCGGACGCCGTGAAGCATTACGTCGAAGCGCACGGCGGCCAGTTTCCTGCTCAGGTGACGAACGCGGTGTCGGACGTCGCGCGGCGCGGCAGCACGCCGCTCGTCGTCGCGGAGAAGACGGAAGGCGCGGCGCGCGTGCTCGGCGTGATCGAACTGAAGGACGTGGTGAAGGGCGGCATCAAGGAGCGTTTTGCCGAACTGCGCAAGATGGGCATCAAGACCGTGATGGTGACGGGCGACAACCGTCTGACGGCGGCGGCGATTGCAGCGGAAGCGGGTGTCGACGATTTCCTCGCCGAAGCCACGCCGGAAACGAAGCTCGCGACGATCCGCGCGCATCAGTCTGAAGGGCGGCTCGTCGCGATGACGGGCGACGGCACCAACGATGCGCCCGCGCTCGCGCAGGCCGATGTCGCCGTTGCAATGAACACGGGCACGCAGGCCGCGAAGGAAGCGGGCAACATGGTCGACCTCGATTCGAATCCGACGAAGCTGATCGAGATCGTCGAGATTGGCAAGCAGATGCTGATGACGCGCGGCTCGCTGACGACGTTCTCGATTGCGAACGACGTCGCCAAGTATTTCGCGATCATTCCGGCTGCGTTCGCGACGACGTATCCGGCGCTGAACGCGCTGAACGTGATGCATCTGGCGACCCCGACGTCAGCGATCATGTCGGCCGTGATTTTCAACGCGCTGATCATCGTGCTGCTGATTCCTTTGGCGCTGAAGGGCGTGAAGTACCGGCCGCTTGGCGCGGCGATCCTGCTGCGGCGCAATCTGCTGGTCTACGGTCTGGGCGGGATTATCGTGCCGTTCATCGGGATGAAGCTGATCGACATGGTGCTGGCCGCGTTCGGCTGGGTTTGAGCGCTGCGTGCGCTTTGATGAGAGAACAAGGAAGCTGAATCATGAAATCGCTTTTTCGCCCGATGGTCGTGATATTTGCCGTGCTGACGGCTGTCACTGGCCTGGCGTATCCCGCCGTCATGACGGCATTTGGCCAGGCTGTTTTTCACGATCAGGCTAATGGCAGTCTGATCGAAAAGGACGGCAAGGTGGTCGGCTCGCGGCTGATCGGCCAGCAGTTCGACGCGCCGCAGTATTTCTGGGGACGTCTGTCGGCGACGACGCCGATGCCGTACAACGCGCAGGGCTCGAGCGGCTCGAATCTCGGGCCGATCAATCCTGCCCTTGCCGATGAAGTGAAGGGTCGCATGTCGGCCTTGCAGGCGGCTGGGCATTTGCCTGCGGGCCAGGCTGTTCCCGTCGATCTTGTGACTTCCTCCGGCAGCGGTCTGGATCCTGAGATTTCGCCTGCGGCGGCGGCTTATCAGATCGAGCGGGTTGCCGCTGCGCGAAAGATGAATGTGAACGATGTTTCCGCGTTGGTGGACCGCTATACGCGCGGTCGGCAGTTTGGGTTGTTCGGCGAAGCTCGGGTGAATGTGCTTGAGCTTAATCTTGCGCTTGATGACGCGCAGCGGGGTTAGGGTTTTTTTACTGTCTGCGACGCTGGTTCGTTGTTGTCGTTGTTGTCGCTGGCGTCCGCGTTTTGCTTTCTGTGCTTCGGGCGTTGCCCCTGTGCGGGGCGGCACTTACTTTCTTTGCCGCCGCAAAGAAAGTAAGCAAAGAAAGCGGGCTCACACCGCCAATGCTGGTCATTGCCTGCGGGCCCCCAGCCGGTCCCGCACTCCAGGCGGCAACGCACTGTCTCACGTGAATTGCCAGCGTGCTAACTGTATGCATCACCCGCTTCGTATGCCCGCGTCACGGACCGCGTTACCAGAAAGTCCACCGCTGCCCAGGTGGCAAACGGTGTGTAGGCAGTCGCGACGTAAGTGCACCACTCCGGACCGAAAAGCGGGATCGGTGTCGTAGAAGCGCCAACGCGCAATGTGCGACAAGCTACACACAGTTTGCCACCTGGGCGGCGCAGACGGATCGCTGCCGCTGGCTGCGCTACGGGTGACTGGAGTGGGTGATGCGCCGGTTAAAGACGTTGGCAACGCACATGAAATAGCGTGTTGCCGTGTGGAGTGCGGGACCCGTAGGGTGTCCGCAGGCAAACACAAGGATTGGCGGTGTGAGCGGCTTTCTTTTGCCTACTTTTCTTTGCCGCTGCAAAGAAAAGTAGGTGCTGCCCCGCACAGGGGCGACGCCTGAAGTACAGATACGAAATCGCGGATGCGACCCACGAAATCGCGGTTGCCAGCGCAGCAAAAAGCAAAAAAGCAAAAAAGCAAAAAAGCAAACAGCGACTGCGTCGCAGACAAGAACAAAAAGCCAGAATGGCGACTGCGTCGCAGACAAAAAAATGTCACCATACCCGCACGCAAGTGCATAACCAACGACTATGCCCCGCCCCGACCCCGACGAGCTCCTCGACAAACTCCAACGCGAAGAAGAAAAGCGCCAGCGCGGCAAGCTCAAGATCTTCTTTGGCGCATCGGCCGGCGTCGGCAAGACCTATGCAATGCTGCAAGCAGCAAAGCGCCGCAACGAAGAGGGCATCGATGTAGTAGTCGGGATAGCCGAAACGCACGGCCGCACCGAAACAGCAGCCTTGCTCGAAGGCCTCGACGTCCTGCCGCTCGCGCGCATTGAGTATCGAAACAGGCTGCTGGCCGAATTCGACCTCGACGCCGCGCTCGAGCGCAAACCGCAACTGATCCTCGTCGACGAACTCGCGCACTCGAACGTGCAGGGCGCCCGTCATGCCAAACGCTGGCAGGACGTCTATGAACTGCTCGACGCCGGCATCGACGTCTACACGACCGTCAACGTTCAGCACCTCGAAAGCCTCAACGACGTGGTCGGCCAGATCACAGGCATCCGCGTGTGGGAGACCGTCCCCGACCGCGTGTTCGACCGCGCGGACGAAGTGACGCTCGTCGATCTGCCCGCCGAAGAACTGCTCGATCGCATGCGCGACGGCAAGGTCTATATGCCGCAGCAGGCCGAGCGCGCCGTGCGCAATTTCTTTCGCAAGGGCAACCTGATCGCGCTGCGCGAACTGGCGCTGCGCCGTACCGCGGATCGCGTCGATGCGCAGATGCGCGAGTACCGCGCCGATCGTTCGATCCAGCGCATCTGGCAGGCGCGCGAGCGGCTGCTCGTGTGCGTCGGTCCCGGCCCCGAGGCGCCGCTGCTGGTGCGCGCGGCGGCGCGCCTCGCCGCCAGCCTCAAGGCCGACTGGATCGCCGTCTATGTCGAAACGCCCAGGCTGCAGCGCCTGTCCGATGCCCGCCGCGAACGCACGCTCGATGCGCTCAAGCTCGCCACCGAACTCGGCGCGGAAACGGCAACGCTCGCGGGCGCCGATGCCGTCTCGACCTTGATCGGCTATGCGCGCGTGCGCAACGTGTCGAAACTGGTGGCGGGCGGCTCATCGGCGACGGGCTTCGCGCGCTGGTTGCGCCGTCCGTTCGGCGAGCGTCTCGCGGAACGCGCGAACGATCTCGACCTCACACTGATCCGCGCGAGCAGCGACGAAACGGCAACGACGGCGCGCGAGCGCCACGCCGATGAAGAAGGGCGCGCGTGGCGCGACGCGCTGATCGCCGCGCGCGACCGGCGCTCGCCGCCGCGCAGCTACGCGTGGGCCGTCGCGATCTGCGCGGGCGTGACGCTGATCGCGAGCCAGCTGATCGACCGGATCGATCTCGCGAACCTCGTGATGCTCTATCTGCTCGGCGTGATCTTTACGGCGATGAAGCTGGGCCGTGGGCCGGGCGTGATGTTGTCGTTCCTCTCCGTGGCCGCGTTCGACTTTTTCTTCGTGCCGCCGCGCATGTCACTTTCGGTGAGCGACACGCAATATCTGCTGACGTTCCTGGGCATGCTGCTGACCTCGCTCGTGATCGGCCACCTGACGTCGAGCTTGCGGCGCGAGGCGAGCGTCGCGCGGCGGCGCGAGCAGCGCACGGGCGCGATGTACGCGATGGCGCGCGAACTCGCAGCGGCGCTGACCACGGAGCAGATCGTCGGCATCGGCAGCCGTCACGTGAGCGAAGTGTTTCGCGCGCGCGTCGCGATGCTGCTGCCCGATAGTGCCGATCAGGTGAAGCAGAAGATCGACGATCCCGATACGAACATCATGCTGGATGGCGCGTCGCTCGATGTCGATGTCGGCCAGTGGGTCTATGACCAGCAGAAGCCTGCAGGTCACGGCACGGACACGCTGCCCGCCGCGAAGGCGCTGTATCTGCCGCTGCGCGCGCCGATGCGCACGCGCGGCGTGCTGGCTGTTGAAATGCAGGACGCGCGCGAACTCGACGTGCCCGAACAGCAGCGCATGCTCGACGCGTTCGCCGCTCAGATCGCGCTCGCGCTGGAGCGCGTGCATTACGTCGATATCGCGCGCGATGCGCTCGTCAGCATGGAATCGGAGAGGCTGCGCAACTCGCTGCTGTCCGCGATTTCGCACGATCTGCGCACGCCGCTCACGGCAATCGTCGGTTTTTCGTCGATGCTGGCCGCACAGCGTGATGCACGAAGCGAGGCTCAAGGCGAACTGGTCGACGCGATTCACGAAGAGGCGCTGCGCATGACGGGCATCGTCACGAATCTGCTCGACATGGCGCGGCTCCAGGCAGGCAGCCTGAAGCTGAACCGGCAGTGGTCGCTGCTCGAGGAGACGGTCGGCTCGGCGCTGCGCGACTGCCGGCGCACGCTCGCACGGCATCCGGTGAAGGTGGCGCTGCCCGCCGATCTGCCGCTGTTGCAACTCGATGCCGTGCTGATGGAGCGGCTCTTCGCGAACCTCTTCGAGAATGCCGCGAAGTACGTGCCGCCCGACACGCCGTTGACGATCGGCGCGCAATGCATCGACGAGAACGGCACGCCGTTCGTGCGCGTGACCGTCGACGATACAGGGCCGGGCTTGCCCGCGGGCATGGAAGCACGCATCTTCGAGAAGTTCACGCGCGGCGAGAAGGAATCGGCGAAGCCGGGCATCGGGCTCGGGCTCGCGATCTGCCGTGCGATCGCCGAAGCGCATGGCGGTAAAATCGGCGCGGCCAACCGCATCGCGGGCGATGGTCGCGTCGAGGGGGCGCGTTTCTGGTTCACGTTACCTATCGAGCCGCCGCCGCCCTTGCCCGATGTATCCGACGTGTCCGATGTCCCCGACGATGCAGCGGGCGAGCCCGATTCCGAATTGCGTCGTCGACCGCAAGCCGATGCGCATCCGCCTACCGACCATACCCACTCATGAGCGACCTGAGCACGACCGTCGTACTGATCGAAGACGAACAACAGATTCGCCGCTTTGTGCGCGCGTCGCTGGAAGGCGAGGGCATGGTCGTGTACGACGCGCCGACGGGCAAGCAGGGGCTGATCGAAGCAGCGACGCGCAAGCCCGATCTGGTGATCGTCGATCTCGGCCTGCCCGACACGGACGGCCTCGACGTGATCCGCGAATTGCGCGGCTGGAGCGAGTTGCCCGTGATCGTGCTGTCGGCGCGCACGCAGGAGAGCGAGAAAGTCGCTGCGCTCGACGCGGGCGCCGACGATTACCTGACCAAACCGTTCGGCGTGTCGGAACTGCTCGCGCGGATTCGCGCGCATTTGCGGCGGCGTAACCAGGGCGGTCCGGCCGAGACGCCGCAGGTGCAATTCGGCGGCGTGACCGTCGATCTGGCGTTGCGTCAGGTATCGCGTGAAGGCCAGGCCGTGCATCTGACACCGCTCGAATACCGGCTGCTCGCGACGCTCGTGCGGCACGCGGGGCGCGTGCTCACGCATCGCCAGCTGTTGCGCGACGTGTGGGGGCCGTCGCATGTCGAAAGCCATCACTATTTGCGGATTTATATGGCGCATTTGCGCCAGAAGCTGGAGCGCGATCCGGCGCAGCCGGAGCACATCGTGACGGAGACGGGTGTCGGCTACAGGCTGGTCGGGGTCGTTTGACACGTGGCGTTATATATCGAATTGGGTATGAATTGAAGGTTGTGTCCGCGTCATTTTGATATGATTGCCGGTGGCAAGGACGGCCTTGCTGCATCCGCTTTCAACGGGGACGGCCCCATTCATCTATGGGAGTTCGTCTCATGTCCTGGATTCTTCTGTTCATCGCCGGTCTGCTGGAAGTTGCGTGGGCGGCTGGCCTCAAGACCTCCGAAGGCTTTACGCGGTTCTGGCCGTCGGTGTTCACCGTCGTGACGGCGCTCGGCAGTTTTGTTTTGCTTGCCATGGCGATGCGGCAGTTGCCGCTGGGAACCGCTTACGCCGTGTGGACGGGAATCGGCGCCGTCGGTGCCTTTATTTTTGGCATCGTCGTGATGGGGGAAGCGCTTACCGTTGCGCGCGTTGGCAGCGCTGTGCTTATCGTTGTTGGGTTGGTCGGGCTTAAGTTGTCGTCCGGGCATTAAGGTTTTTTGTCTGCGACGCTAGTCGCCATTCTGGTTTTTGTTTTTGCTTTGCTTTGGTTTTTTTTGGTTTTTGCTTTTGGCTGGCATCCGCGTTGTCGTATCTGTGCTTCACGCGTTGCCCCTGTGCGGGCGGCACCTACTTTTCTTTGCAGCGGCAAAGAAAAGTAGGCAAAAGAAAGCCGCTCACACCGCCAGTTCCGGTTGTTGCCTGCGGGCCCCCCACGGGTCCCGCACTCCAGACGCCATCACACTTTTCTACGCATGTTGCCAGCGCCTTGAACAGGCTCATCACCCACTCCAGTCACCCGTAGCGCAGCCAGCGGCAGCGACTCGTCTGCGCCGCCCAGGTGGCAAACTGTGTGTAGGTTGTTGCACCTTACGCGTTGGCGCCCCTACGACACCGATCCCGCTTTTCAGTCCGGAGTGGTGCACTTCCGTCGCGACGGCCTACACACCGTTTGCCACCTGGGCGGCCGTGGACGTCCTGCTAACGCGTTCCGTGACGCGGGCATGCGAAGCGGGTGAGGCGTGAGTTAGCACGCTGGCAACGGGCGTGAGACGGTGCGATGCCGTGTGGAGTGCGGGACCCGTGGGGGGCCCGCAGGCAATGACTAGCATTGGCGGGGTGAGCCCGCTTTCTTTGCTTACTTTCTTTGCGGCGGCAAAGAAAGTGAGTGCCGCCCCGCACAGGGGCAACGCCTGAAGTACAGAAAGCAAAACGCGGATGCCAGCGCAGAGCCAAAAACAAAAACAAAAACAAAAACCAAAGCAAAGCAAAAACAAAAACCAGAATGGCGACTGCGTCGCAGACAAAAGGCGCAAAAACCTTCGACGACGCCCACCCCGTGAAGGTGGCTATAATGAGACCAACTTCATCCTGAAATTGCTCCGCGCGGCCTTGATGCGCGGATCCGGCGGCTTCGGCACGGCGGAGCCTCTGGCACTTCCCCGTCCCTGGCACGAGCCGCTGGAACTGACGGCACGCTTCGCGCGCCTCGGAGGCGGCCATGCTTGAACCTCTTTCGCTTGCGGCAGGCCTGTCGTGGGGCAGCGGCTTGCGTCTTTATCTGACCGTCCTCATCGCGGGCGTCTTCGGACGCGCCGGCTTCATCCATCTTCCCGATACGCTGTCCGTGCTTCAGTCGCCGTGGGTCATCGGCGCGGCTGCGCTGCTGACACTCGCCGAATTTCTCGCCGACAAAATCCCCGCGTTCGATTCGCTGTGGGACGCCGTCCATACGTTCATCCGCATACCGGCGGGCGCCGTGCTGGCCGTCGGCGCGCTCGGTCATGCCGATCCCGCCATGATGACGATCGCCGCGCTGGCAGGCGGCACGCTCGCAGGCGCGTCGCATCTGACGAAGGCGGGCACCCGCGCGCTGATCAACCTGTCGCCGGAGCCCGTGTCGAATGTCGTCACGTCGTCGGCTGAAGACGGGCTCGTGTTCGGCGGCCTGTTGCTCGCGCTGTTCGTCCCCGTGCTGTTCCTCGTGCTGCTGGTCGGCTTCCTCGTGCTCGCGAGCTGGGCGCTGCCGCGTCTGTGGCGCGGCGTGCAGGGCGGCTTCCGCGGCATGGCGACGCATATGGTGTCGCGATTCGCGCGGAGCCGTCACGATTGAGCGAAGCCGAACGCGTCACCACCGAGGCTCCCCCGAGCTTCCTCCCGAACATCGCAGGCCGCGCGCGTCCGCGCACAGGCTGTCGCTCGGCCATCTGCTGCATCAGTCGCTGCGCATGACGGCGCGCGACTGGCGCGCGGGCGAACTGACGATGCTGCTGCTCGCGCTGGTGCTGGCCGTCGCGGCACTGTCCAGTGTCGGCTTTCTCGCCGACCGGCTGCATCAGGGGCTCGAACGCGATGCGCGGCGCATGATCGCCGCCGATTTCATCGTCCGCGCCGATCATCCCGTCGATAAGCAATTCCTCGATAAGGCCAAAGCGCTCGGTCTCGACACCGCGACGACGGCGATTTTCCCGAGCATGGTCAACTCGACGGCAGCGAAACCCGTATCGCGGCTCGCGGCCGTGAAGGCGGTGTCGGCGGGCTATCCGCTGCGCGGCGAACTGAAGATCGCGCTCACGCCCGGCGCACCCGATCGCGAGGTGCGCGGTATTCCGCCGCCCGGCGACGTGTGGGTCGACCAGCAGATGCTCGACGCGCTGAAGGCGCACATCGGCGACAAGGTGAAAGTGGGCGGGCGCGATTTCACGATCGGCGCGCTGATTACGCGCGAACTCGACCGTGGCTTCGCGTTCGTCAATTTCTCGCCGCGTCTGATGATGCGCGCGGACGATCTCGCGTCGACGGGACTCGCTGGCTACGGCAGCCGGGTCACGTACCGGCTGCTGGTGGCGGGCGGCGACGAGAGCGTCGCGTCGTTTGCGAAATGGGCGCACGAGCGCGTCGACAACGGCAGGATGCGCGGCTACGCGCTCGAGTCGCTGCAGGACGGCCAGCCGCAGGTGCGCCAGACGCTCGACCGCGCGAGCCACTTTCTGACGCTCGTGTCGCTCCTGACGGCGCTGCTGGCCGCCGTCGCGATCGCGATGGCCGCGCATCGCTACATGCGCCGCCACCTCGACAGCTGCGCGGCGATGCGCTGTCTCGGCGCGAGCCAGCGGACGTTGCGCGCGCTGTTCCTGTTCGAGTTCGCGGGGCTGGGACTGCTCGGCGGCGTGGCGGGCGTCGTGCTCGGCTTCGGCGGGCATCTCGCGCTGTTCTGGTGGCTCGGCAGCCTGATTGACGTGTCGCTGCCTTATCCGGGCGTGTGGCCTGCGCTCGAAGGTATTGCCGCGGGTCTCGTGCTGCTGATCGGTTTCGCGCTGCCGCCGCTGCTGCCGTTGACGCACGTGCCGCCCGTGCGCGTGCTGCGCCGGGAGTGGGGCGACGAGGGGCGCACGGCGTGGGCGGCCTACGCGCTCGGCATCGCGTTGTTCGCGGGACTGCTGATTCTCGCTGCGGGCGAACTGAAGCTCGGCGGCATCGTCGCGGGCGGTTTCGCGGGCGGGCTGCTGCTGTTCGCGCTGATCGCGCGCGGTGCGCTGTGGGGCGCGGCGCGGATCGTGCGCAGCGAGCGCTTTCATATCGGCATCGGCTGGCGCTATGCGCTCGCGTCGCTGGAGCGCCGCGCGAACTCGAGCGCACTTCAGATCACCGCGCTCGCGATCGGCCTGATGTGCCTGCTGCTGATCGGCATGACGCGCAACGATCTGATCGAAGGCTGGCACCGTTCGACACCGCCCGATGCGCCCAACGAATTCATCATCGATATTCAGCCCGACCAGCGCGATCTCGTGACGCACTATCTGTCGGC
It encodes the following:
- the kdpB gene encoding potassium-transporting ATPase subunit KdpB; the protein is MTDHSATRSMFDPALVRPAIVDSFKKLKPHTQFRNPVMFCVYVGSILTTILWIAALNGQAEAPAGFILAVSLWLWFTVLFANFAEALAEGRSKAQAASLRSAKKDVMAKKLNEPHPKSPIRIMTASDLRKGDVVLVETGDVIPADGEVIEGVASVDESAITGESAPVIRESGGDFSSVTGGTRVLSDWIVVKVTANPGEAFLDRMIAMVEGAKRAKTPNEIALTILLVALTIVLLLATATLLPFSMFSVEAAKAGHVVTITALVALLVCLIPTTIGGLLSAIGVAGMSRMMQANVIATSGRAVEAAGDVDVLLLDKTGTITLGNRQASMFIPASGVTEEVLADAAQLSSLSDETPEGRSIVVLAKQRFNIRQRDMASLHPVFLAFSAQTRMSGVDLPGREIRKGAADAVKHYVEAHGGQFPAQVTNAVSDVARRGSTPLVVAEKTEGAARVLGVIELKDVVKGGIKERFAELRKMGIKTVMVTGDNRLTAAAIAAEAGVDDFLAEATPETKLATIRAHQSEGRLVAMTGDGTNDAPALAQADVAVAMNTGTQAAKEAGNMVDLDSNPTKLIEIVEIGKQMLMTRGSLTTFSIANDVAKYFAIIPAAFATTYPALNALNVMHLATPTSAIMSAVIFNALIIVLLIPLALKGVKYRPLGAAILLRRNLLVYGLGGIIVPFIGMKLIDMVLAAFGWV
- a CDS encoding DUF1493 family protein; this encodes MTPQPAVSVELEAFLREQIGLYATDKVTASDRLEDDLHVTGDDAAGLMEAFFHRLNIANGDFAFRRYFYEEGYNVFSFVNFLFRRKRPAIEKEPLTVAVLQRAIDVGVWDSQRIKE
- the kdpA gene encoding potassium-transporting ATPase subunit KdpA — its product is MNLNNVLQPALFIVVLLAAAIPVSRYLSRVMDGSSRVVKLGGPVERLLYRFAGVDPSQEMSWKHYAIATLAFNLLGVVFLYTLLRVQGALPANPQQFAAMTVDGAFNTAVSFVTNTNWQDYSGEQTVSYLTQMLGLTVQNFLSAATGIVVVIALVRGFARHTAQTIGNFWVDITRVTLYVLLPMSTIVAALLMSQGVIQNFKSYEDVPTLQTTTYSAPKTDAQGNAVKDAKGNPVMVDTPVKTQTIAMGPVASQEAIKMVGTNGGGFFNGNSAHPFENPTPFSNFVQIFSILIIPAALCLVFGRMIGDRRQGVAVLAVMTIAFAACVAGEIGAEQSGNPLFTSLHVDQSASALQAGGNMEGKETRFGIAQSGIFTVATTAASCGAVANTHDSLTPLGGLVPMLLMQLGEVIFGGVGSGLYGMLVFAMLAVFVAGLMIGRTPEYVGKKIEAYEMKMVSIVVLLTPLLVLVATSIAVLTDAGKAGILNPGAHGFSEILYAFSSAANNNGSAFAGLTVSTPFYNWLTAIAMWFGRFGTIVPVLAIAGSLAAKKRIAVTGGTLPTHGPLFVVLLLGTVLLVGALTYVPALALGPGVEHLMMIAGH
- the kdpC gene encoding potassium-transporting ATPase subunit KdpC, with protein sequence MKSLFRPMVVIFAVLTAVTGLAYPAVMTAFGQAVFHDQANGSLIEKDGKVVGSRLIGQQFDAPQYFWGRLSATTPMPYNAQGSSGSNLGPINPALADEVKGRMSALQAAGHLPAGQAVPVDLVTSSGSGLDPEISPAAAAYQIERVAAARKMNVNDVSALVDRYTRGRQFGLFGEARVNVLELNLALDDAQRG
- the kdpF gene encoding K(+)-transporting ATPase subunit F, whose amino-acid sequence is MNWILWLSGAATALLFAYLVYALLRAEDIE